Proteins encoded within one genomic window of Synechococcus sp. PCC 7335:
- the cobW gene encoding cobalamin biosynthesis protein CobW gives MSKLPVTVVTGFLGAGKTTLVRHLLQNNQGRRIAVIVNEFGEVGIDGELLRDCQICDEETENNAEKNNSKSNILELANGCLCCTVQEEFLPTMQALIERRDELDCVVIETSGLALPKPLVQAFRWPEIRTSATVDGVVTVVDCEALAKGELVGDLDALEAQRQADEELDHETPIEELFEDQLGCADMVLLTKVDCVNPTGLDKVKTWLASELQDGVKVVPCHSGQISPDVLLGFNAAVEDNLDSRHSHHDHEEEHDHDEDITSIPLTLDQAFEPKALVRQLMQLVSEQEIYRIKGFVAVPGKAMRLVLNGVGNRFDYFYDRPWRADEPRQTKLIVIGHELDGEKICSQFQ, from the coding sequence ATGAGCAAACTCCCCGTTACCGTCGTCACTGGCTTTCTTGGCGCTGGAAAAACAACGCTTGTTCGCCACCTTCTACAGAACAATCAGGGGCGACGAATTGCTGTGATCGTCAACGAGTTTGGTGAAGTTGGCATTGATGGAGAACTGTTGCGCGACTGCCAGATCTGTGACGAAGAGACAGAAAATAATGCAGAAAAGAACAATTCTAAAAGCAACATATTAGAACTGGCTAACGGCTGTTTGTGCTGCACCGTCCAAGAAGAGTTCTTACCGACTATGCAAGCACTAATCGAACGACGCGATGAGCTAGACTGCGTAGTCATTGAAACCTCGGGCTTAGCCTTACCCAAACCGCTTGTTCAGGCCTTTCGCTGGCCAGAAATTCGCACTAGCGCCACTGTCGACGGTGTGGTTACCGTTGTCGATTGCGAAGCGCTAGCAAAAGGAGAACTAGTTGGCGATTTAGACGCGCTGGAAGCGCAACGTCAAGCCGATGAAGAACTAGACCACGAAACGCCAATCGAAGAACTGTTTGAAGATCAGCTTGGCTGTGCGGATATGGTCTTGCTCACCAAAGTTGACTGCGTAAATCCCACTGGGCTCGACAAAGTCAAAACCTGGCTAGCGAGTGAACTTCAAGACGGCGTCAAAGTCGTACCCTGTCACAGCGGTCAAATTAGCCCCGACGTCCTACTCGGTTTCAATGCTGCTGTAGAAGACAATCTCGACAGTCGCCACAGCCATCATGACCACGAAGAAGAACATGACCACGATGAAGACATCACCTCTATCCCGTTAACACTAGACCAAGCGTTTGAGCCAAAAGCACTAGTGCGTCAGCTTATGCAGCTAGTCAGTGAGCAAGAGATCTATCGGATCAAAGGCTTCGTCGCTGTCCCCGGAAAAGCAATGCGGCTGGTTTTAAATGGGGTTGGCAATCGGTTTGACTACTTCTACGATCGCCCCTGGCGGGCTGATGAGCCTCGACAAACCAAACTCATCGTAATTGGGCACGAGCTAGATGGTGAAAAGATCTGCTCGCAGTTTCAATAA
- a CDS encoding HupE/UreJ family protein, whose translation MNHRLSSRRILSGAVFAGLVSLCLAKPALAHHPFGGSAPKNIFEGILSGAGHPVIGFDHLAFVVAAGLLAAVISRGWRVPAAFVVATLFGTGVHLAEINLPMIEIVISVSVLLFGALAVMRDRLNPMVVVLLSALAGVFHGYAYGEAVVGAEPTPIVAYLIGFAGVQSAIAYTTYLLSKRAISTNQTSGLVSVRHAGFAVLGVGIAFVGGLLA comes from the coding sequence ATGAATCATCGCCTATCGAGCCGTCGGATTCTATCTGGCGCTGTTTTTGCCGGTTTGGTTAGCCTGTGCCTAGCTAAACCCGCCCTAGCTCATCACCCCTTTGGTGGCAGCGCCCCTAAAAATATTTTTGAAGGAATACTCTCAGGCGCAGGACATCCTGTGATTGGATTTGACCACTTGGCTTTTGTGGTCGCAGCCGGTTTGCTTGCTGCTGTTATCAGCCGTGGCTGGAGAGTGCCGGCTGCTTTTGTCGTAGCTACGCTCTTTGGCACTGGAGTGCACCTCGCTGAGATTAATCTGCCGATGATAGAGATAGTAATTTCTGTTTCGGTGCTTTTGTTTGGAGCGCTAGCAGTGATGCGTGATCGTCTAAACCCTATGGTCGTCGTATTGCTGAGCGCTTTAGCAGGTGTCTTCCATGGCTATGCCTATGGTGAGGCGGTTGTGGGCGCAGAGCCGACACCGATAGTGGCCTATCTAATTGGATTTGCTGGTGTGCAGAGTGCGATCGCCTACACCACCTACCTGCTATCAAAACGCGCTATCAGCACCAACCAAACAAGTGGCCTCGTGTCAGTTCGTCACGCTGGCTTCGCGGTACTAGGTGTAGGCATCGCCTTTGTCGGAGGGTTATTGGCATGA
- a CDS encoding HAD family phosphatase — MLKAVIFDLDGTLTDSDKVHFQVFQELFAERDIEIDKALYRERISGRQNSAIVSDFFPDMSEEEGEAFSDNKEALFRKRAKGSLEPLSGLTDFLAAIQKHELAAAVVTNAPPKNAWFMLDTIGLSEQFDPVIIADELPRGKPDPLPYQTALNKLGIKPEEAIVFEDSTAGIRSAVGAKITTIGVMTTHSETGLISVGAQRVIADFSDPYLQTLFQPSSPLSI, encoded by the coding sequence ATGCTCAAAGCCGTTATTTTCGACTTAGATGGCACCTTAACTGACAGCGACAAAGTGCATTTTCAGGTTTTTCAAGAACTGTTTGCCGAGCGAGACATCGAAATAGATAAAGCGCTCTACAGAGAAAGGATCAGCGGACGGCAAAACAGCGCAATCGTGTCCGACTTCTTTCCTGATATGTCAGAAGAAGAAGGAGAAGCCTTTAGCGATAACAAAGAAGCGCTGTTCCGAAAACGGGCAAAAGGATCTCTAGAGCCACTATCAGGACTGACTGACTTTCTAGCGGCTATTCAAAAGCATGAACTCGCAGCGGCAGTGGTCACTAACGCACCGCCAAAGAACGCCTGGTTTATGCTAGATACGATTGGGCTAAGTGAACAATTTGATCCAGTCATCATTGCCGATGAGCTTCCTAGAGGAAAGCCTGACCCGCTACCCTATCAGACAGCGTTGAACAAACTAGGTATCAAGCCCGAGGAGGCAATTGTCTTTGAAGACTCAACGGCAGGAATTCGATCAGCAGTTGGAGCGAAAATCACAACGATAGGCGTAATGACAACACATAGTGAAACAGGCTTAATCTCAGTCGGTGCACAGCGGGTGATCGCAGACTTTAGCGATCCTTACCTTCAAACGCTATTTCAACCCTCGTCGCCTCTCTCAATCTGA
- a CDS encoding DUF2256 domain-containing protein: MPRHRKKSDLPSKPCQVCGRPFVWRKKWENCWDDVKYCSDRCRRRRNQIERGDEG, translated from the coding sequence ATGCCTCGTCATCGTAAAAAGTCCGATCTTCCTTCCAAACCTTGTCAAGTTTGTGGTCGTCCTTTTGTCTGGCGTAAAAAATGGGAGAATTGTTGGGATGATGTGAAATATTGCTCTGATCGCTGTCGGCGGAGGCGAAATCAGATTGAGAGAGGCGACGAGGGTTGA
- a CDS encoding RNA methyltransferase — MSEVLSKQPPTQADLTQIRIVLVAPAGPLNVGSVARVMKNFGLSQLYLVDPQCDYLGAEALQMAVHADDVLKTAQIVPTIPKALAGCEYAIATTARTRGFNVPLDPPETALPNLLTSNPQQPIRQTALLFGPEDRGLSNQELIYAQQFLKIPTSDAYSALNLAQAVTICCYELSRVARTFCPNSTLSSYPIESSLENKTPALQNTPSSAKQSESSLSSTANAPIIKEHEDQPRANLEEIERYYEHLESLLLQVGYLLPHTSASRMRKIRQLLHRASPTSHEVALLRGMIRQIEWALSHSKQRQT, encoded by the coding sequence ATGTCAGAAGTATTGAGTAAGCAGCCACCCACCCAGGCAGATCTAACACAGATCAGAATCGTTCTGGTGGCACCAGCAGGTCCACTGAATGTAGGCTCGGTAGCGCGGGTAATGAAAAACTTTGGCCTCTCACAACTCTACCTAGTCGATCCGCAGTGCGACTATCTAGGCGCTGAAGCTTTGCAGATGGCTGTACATGCCGACGATGTATTGAAGACGGCACAGATCGTACCAACCATTCCTAAGGCTTTAGCGGGTTGTGAGTATGCGATCGCAACGACTGCTCGTACCAGGGGGTTCAACGTCCCACTCGATCCACCAGAAACTGCGCTACCCAACCTATTAACTTCAAACCCGCAGCAGCCTATCCGCCAGACTGCTCTCCTCTTTGGGCCAGAAGATCGAGGACTGAGCAACCAAGAACTCATCTACGCCCAACAGTTTCTCAAAATTCCTACTAGCGATGCCTATAGCGCGCTTAATCTAGCCCAAGCAGTCACCATCTGCTGCTATGAACTCTCACGGGTTGCCAGAACCTTCTGCCCTAACAGCACCCTAAGCTCCTACCCTATCGAATCCTCTCTAGAAAACAAAACACCTGCTTTACAAAATACCCCTTCATCTGCTAAACAGTCAGAATCTTCCTTATCAAGTACAGCCAACGCCCCCATCATAAAAGAACACGAAGATCAGCCCAGAGCAAACCTAGAGGAAATTGAAAGATACTACGAGCATTTGGAATCATTACTACTACAGGTGGGATATCTTCTTCCTCACACAAGCGCTAGTCGCATGCGTAAAATTCGGCAGCTGCTCCATCGAGCCTCCCCGACCTCTCACGAAGTTGCCCTATTGCGTGGCATGATTCGGCAGATCGAATGGGCATTATCACACTCAAAACAACGGCAAACGTAA